A window from Pyrococcus yayanosii CH1 encodes these proteins:
- the csm2 gene encoding type III-A CRISPR-associated protein Csm2, producing MGYGRNYGYREQSRNYRGSGSFSRVDASSLFGGAPDVIGIKKALEAKQLDRNDIQPYFTGVVNDAKNFIQWSPDKRLANAVTVAAYLVAQGLKTNQVRKTLEMARTTELKVKRGDLDIKNDIVKMRYLLAYTVGKATGRSKDPLEAFHSVLDPMLEVLMENPTREGFEKFYDFLQAVVAYHRFFGGRE from the coding sequence GTGGGTTACGGGAGAAATTATGGATATAGGGAACAGAGCAGGAACTACCGGGGAAGCGGAAGCTTTTCCCGAGTTGATGCGTCTTCACTCTTTGGTGGAGCTCCCGATGTTATAGGAATAAAAAAAGCTCTCGAAGCCAAGCAACTTGATAGAAACGATATACAGCCGTATTTCACTGGGGTTGTCAACGACGCAAAGAACTTTATACAATGGAGCCCGGACAAAAGGCTCGCAAATGCCGTGACGGTTGCGGCCTACCTCGTTGCCCAGGGATTGAAGACCAACCAGGTCAGGAAGACCCTTGAGATGGCGAGAACCACCGAACTGAAGGTAAAGAGGGGGGACTTGGACATAAAGAACGACATCGTTAAAATGCGCTATCTCCTTGCCTACACCGTTGGAAAGGCGACCGGACGATCTAAGGATCCTCTTGAGGCGTTCCACAGTGTTCTGGACCCAATGCTCGAGGTTCTCATGGAGAACCCGACTAGGGAGGGGTTTGAGAAGTTTTATGACTTCCTTCAGGCCGTTGTTGCATATCACAGGTTTTTCGGGGGTAGAGAGTGA
- the csm3 gene encoding type III-A CRISPR-associated RAMP protein Csm3, which yields MDRRFYGKLVLRGKIRAVTGLHIGAQREISEIGGIDNPVIKDPHTGLPYIPGSSLKGRLRALFEVLVNSQLNNLKAKYPSLSNYSPGSCRPQNQENCGKFFNKRINRGWIHVCPDYNTALNCPVCRLFGASGNDSNFPSRVIVRDAFLTKEWQDKWRAGEPLTEAKIEVGIDRVTSQANPRTNERVVAGAEFEFEIIYNVEDLNQWKDDVKNLLTAMALLEDSYLGGSGSRGYGKVRFIFEGFEFRSAEYYKTGDKNHVISIKAENKSPGEILGEFDGLFSEVESKLGAR from the coding sequence ATGGACAGACGGTTTTATGGAAAGCTCGTCCTCCGGGGTAAGATTAGGGCGGTGACTGGCCTCCACATAGGAGCCCAACGAGAAATTTCTGAGATTGGAGGAATAGACAACCCGGTCATAAAGGATCCCCACACGGGACTGCCTTACATTCCGGGCTCTTCCCTCAAAGGTCGCCTCAGGGCGCTCTTTGAGGTGCTTGTAAATTCCCAGCTCAATAACCTGAAGGCAAAGTACCCTTCCCTTTCGAATTACTCCCCCGGAAGCTGTAGGCCCCAAAACCAAGAAAACTGCGGAAAGTTCTTCAACAAGAGGATTAACAGGGGATGGATACACGTCTGCCCGGACTACAACACCGCCCTTAACTGTCCAGTCTGCAGGCTCTTCGGAGCGAGCGGAAACGATAGCAACTTCCCGTCGAGGGTCATAGTCAGGGATGCGTTCCTGACTAAAGAATGGCAGGATAAATGGAGGGCAGGTGAACCTTTAACGGAAGCCAAGATTGAGGTTGGAATAGACCGTGTTACCTCACAAGCCAACCCGAGGACAAATGAGCGCGTCGTCGCTGGAGCCGAGTTCGAGTTTGAAATAATCTACAACGTCGAAGACCTTAATCAGTGGAAGGACGACGTTAAGAACCTCCTCACCGCGATGGCGCTCCTTGAGGACAGCTACCTCGGCGGTTCTGGCTCAAGGGGCTACGGAAAGGTGAGGTTCATCTTTGAAGGGTTTGAGTTCAGGAGTGCCGAATACTACAAAACCGGCGACAAAAACCACGTAATCTCTATAAAAGCAGAGAACAAATCCCCCGGAGAGATACTGGGTGAGTTCGACGGCCTCTTCTCGGAGGTGGAGAGCAAGCTGGGGGCCCGGTGA
- the csm4 gene encoding type III-A CRISPR-associated RAMP protein Csm4 has protein sequence MEFRAILLRPKGPLTEIPKADTLFGAIASAVAVLYDNKAVEKLVDAFKGGARISSAFPYFNDTFYLPKPLSVELVDFGKEYGEAKRIRRAKYLDVRNFERALRLEPFEAPEMNVYEKVSIPRVVLDRVTNDSALYFWDEVRFREGAGLYFLYSGPDDVFRDYIEPAVRLLGDTGIGGKSTWGFGLFEPEFSKLKIDAPDSEYEVTLSNALPTKKPVLWRIFRKGGWSFERRKPKMTFIEEGSVVKNDPGRFEELDLGLSFRVHIYGLTFPVPTLLPDMEGLK, from the coding sequence ATGGAGTTCAGGGCAATCCTGCTGAGACCAAAGGGGCCGTTGACTGAGATTCCAAAGGCAGACACGCTGTTCGGAGCGATTGCCAGCGCGGTGGCCGTGCTCTATGACAACAAGGCCGTCGAGAAGCTCGTTGATGCCTTCAAAGGGGGGGCAAGGATAAGCTCGGCCTTTCCCTATTTCAACGATACATTCTACCTCCCAAAGCCCCTCAGCGTTGAACTGGTGGACTTTGGAAAAGAATACGGGGAGGCCAAGAGGATAAGACGAGCCAAATATTTAGACGTGAGAAACTTCGAAAGGGCCCTTCGCCTGGAACCATTTGAGGCCCCTGAGATGAACGTCTACGAAAAGGTGAGCATCCCGAGAGTGGTTCTCGACAGGGTGACGAACGATTCCGCCCTCTACTTCTGGGACGAGGTAAGGTTCAGAGAGGGTGCAGGGCTCTACTTCCTCTACTCCGGGCCGGACGATGTTTTCAGGGACTACATAGAGCCGGCGGTACGGCTTTTGGGGGATACCGGCATCGGCGGGAAGTCAACCTGGGGCTTCGGCCTCTTTGAGCCAGAGTTTTCCAAGCTTAAAATAGACGCTCCTGACAGTGAGTACGAAGTTACGCTTTCCAACGCCCTGCCAACAAAAAAACCGGTTCTCTGGAGGATTTTTAGAAAAGGCGGCTGGAGCTTTGAAAGGAGAAAGCCAAAGATGACGTTCATCGAGGAGGGCTCGGTAGTTAAAAACGACCCCGGCAGGTTCGAAGAGCTTGACCTTGGTTTGTCATTTAGGGTTCACATCTACGGTCTGACATTTCCCGTCCCCACACTTCTCCCCGACATGGAGGGTCTGAAATGA